Proteins found in one Pyrus communis chromosome 15, drPyrComm1.1, whole genome shotgun sequence genomic segment:
- the LOC137718688 gene encoding uncharacterized protein has translation MLNEELRSQSPTSPLHHHKRHSRSICLPACFSSMSTHPFDVLDNDADHYHNCNSQRARTPPPRSPLPEIKDRCMHLISKIGGGRVRRRNSSADFSYDPSSYALNFEDDTSKAEDQLLVYGFSARLSASSIPTTPLKKKVSPLDEILENEEEFAAEAADKDKEAKSRANGGAAQRRRGRSRHSLASADFGYEPSSYTRDFEDDVNRADEIISLRRFGGLLAQPKQSLTTAPPPAKCSPLRPEIAAFS, from the coding sequence CTGAACGAGGAACTCCGTTCTCAGTCGCCGACGTCGCCTCTCCACCACCACAAGCGCCACTCCCGATCAATCTGCCTCCCCGCCTGCTTCTCCAGCATGAGCACTCACCCCTTCGACGTTCTCGACAACGATGCCGACCACTACCACAACTGCAACAGCCAGAGGGCCCGCACACCTCCGCCGAGGTCGCCGCTGCCGGAGATCAAAGACCGCTGCATGCACCTCATATCAAAGATCGGCGGCGGGAGAGTACGGCGCCGCAACTCCTCCGCCGACTTTAGCTATGATCCGTCCAGCTACGCCCTGAACTTCGAGGACGACACCAGCAAGGCCGAAGATCAGCTCCTCGTCTACGGCTTCTCGGCTCGGCTTTCGGCATCGTCCATCCCGACGACGCCGCTCAAGAAGAAGGTGAGCCCGCTCGACGAAATTTTGGAGAACGAGGAAGAGTTCGCTGCTGAGGCGGCTGATAAGGATAAGGAGGCCAAGAGCCGGGCGAACGGCGGCGCCGCTCAGAGGAGGCGGGGTAGGAGCCGGCACTCATTGGCTTCGGCCGACTTTGGCTACGAGCCGTCGAGCTACACCAGGGATTTCGAGGACGACGTGAACCGAGCTGACGAGATTATCTCCCTCAGAAGGTTTGGGGGGTTGCTGGCGCAGCCGAAGCAGAGCTTGACGACGGCGCCTCCGCCTGCCAAGTGTTCGCCGTTGCGTCCGGAGATTGCTGCGTTTAGCTAA